ACGCCAAGGGCGGGACCTTCCGCGACGACATGTATGCCCATTACAAGGCCAACCGTCCGAGCATGCCCGACGATATGCGGGTGCAGATCGAGCCCTTGCACGCCAGTGTGATCGCCCTGGGTTTCCCGTTGCTGTGTGTGGAAGGGGTCGAGGCCGACGACGTGATCGGCACCCTGGCCCGCAGCAGCGCGGCGGCGGATCGTCCGGTGGTGATCTCCACCGGTGACAAGGACATGGCCCAGTTGGTGGATGGGCACATTACGCTGGTCAACACCATGTCTGGTAGCAGCATGGATGTGGAAGGCGTGAAGGAGAAATTCGGTGTCGCTCCCGAGCAGATCATCGATTACCTGGCATTGATGGGCGACTCTTCCGACAACATCCCTGGGGTGCCGGGTATCGGTCCGAAGACGGCTTCCGGGCTGCTGGTAGGGGTCAACGGCGGGCTCAAGGAGTTGTACGAGCAGCTCGATATCGTGCCGACCCTGCCGATTCGCGGGGCCAAGACCCTGCCGGCCAAGCTCGAAGAGCACAAGGAAATGGCCTTCCTGTCCTATCAGTTGGCAACCATCAAGGTGGACGTGCCGCTGGATATCGGGCTCGACGACCTGCACCTGGGCGAGCCGGATCGCGAGAAGCTGGTGGAGCTCTACAGCCTGCTGGAATTCAAGAGCTGGCTTGACGAGTTGCAGCGCGACGCCAAGCGCGTCGAGCTCAGTGAAGCCGAGCCGGCGCCGGCCGCTGCGCCGCAGCCGCCGGCTGCCGAACAGCCAGCGCTTGAGCTGCAGTACGAAACCATCCTCGACCAGGAGCGTTTTGCCGTCTGGCTGGAAAAACTGAAGAACGCCAAGCTGATTGCCTTCGATACCGAGACCACCGGCATCGATGCCCAGCAGGCGCAACTGGTGGGGCTGTCGTTTGCGGTCAAGGCCGGGGAAGCGGCCTACATCCCGTTGACCCACTCCTACATGGGCGTGCCGGAGCAACTGGACCGCGACACCGTGTTGCTGGCCCTGAAGCCGTTGCTGGAGGACCCCAAGCTGCTCAAGGTCGGTCAGCACGCCAAGTTCGACATGAACATCCTGGCCAATTGCGCGATTGGCGGCGATCAGGCCAATGGCATCACTGTGCGCGGCATCGCCTTCGACACCATGCTTGAGTCCTACGTGCTCAACTCCACCGCCACCCGCCATGACATGGACAGCCTGGCGCAGAAGTACCTGGACCACACCACCGTGAGCTTCCAGGACATTGCCGGCAAGGGTGCCAAGCAGCTGACTTTCGATCAGATTCCGCTCGAGCAGGCCGGTCCCTACGCCGCTGAAGACGCCGATATCACCCTGCGTCTGCATCAGACGCTCTTCGAAAAACTGACCGCTATCCCGAGTCTGGCCAGCGTCCTCACCGATATCGAGATGCCGCTGGTGCCGGTCCTGGCACGCATCGAGCGCCAGGGCGCACTGGTGGATGACAAGCTCCTGGGCGTGCAGAGCATCGAGCTGGGGGACAAGATGGTGGCCCTGGAGCGCGAAGCCTTCGAGATCGCCGGTGAGGAGTTCAACCTGGGTTCGCCCAAGCAATTGGGCAGCATCCTCTACGACAAGCTTGGCCTGCCGGTGCTGAAAAAGACCGCCAAGGGCCAGCCTTCCACGGCTGAAGAGGTGCTGGCCAAGCTCGCCGAGGACGACTATCCGTTGCCGCGGGTGCTGATGCAGTACCGCTCCATGAGCAAGCTGAAGAGCACCTACACCGATCGTCTGCCCGAGCAGATCAATCCGCGTACCGGGCGCATCCACACGTCCTATCACCAGGCGGTGGCTTCCACCGGCCGGTTGTCCTCCAGCGATCCGAACCTGCAGAACATTCCTGTGCGCACCGCCGAGGGCCGGCGCATTCGCCAGGCTTTTATCGCCCCGCCCGGCTACAAGCTGCTGGCGGCGGACTATTCGCAGATCGAGCTGCGGATCATGGCTCACCTGTCCCGGGACGAAGGCCTGCTCAATGCCTTCCGCAACAACCTGGATGTGCACACCGCCACTGCGGCCGAAGTGTTCAAGGTGGAGCTCAAGGATGTGACGTCCGATCAGCGTCGCAGCGCCAAGGCCATCAACTTCGGCCTGATCTACGGCATGGGCGCGCAGAAGCTGGGCAAGGACATAGGGGTCGATACCAAAACGGCCAAGGCCTATATCGACACCTATTTCGCCCGCTATCCGGGGGTTCGCCAATACATGGATCGAACCCGCGCCCAGGCGGCGGATCAGGGCTATGTCGAGACCATCTTCGGTCGTCGGCTGTACCTGCCGGAGATCAACTCCAACAAGCCGCAGGAGCGAGCCGGTGCCGAGCGTACCGCGATCAACGCGCCGATGCAGGGCACGGCGGCGGACATCATCAAGAAAGCCATGGTGGCGGTGGACAACTGGCTGGAGTCTTCGCAGCTGGATGCCCGGGTCATCCTTCAGGTGCACGACGAACTGGTGCTGGAAGTGCGTGAGGACCTGGTGGACCAGGTGCGCGACGAGATTCGTGGCTACATGAGCGGTGCCGCGACCCTGGATGTGCCGTTATTGGTGGAAGTCGGGGTGGGAAATAACTGGGATGAGGCCCATTAAGGGCACTTTTCAGTGCTTTTTGCCGCGGCATAGTGTCGCGGCAAAAACTGGCGACTGGCTATTAGCACGGAAAATTTCATCGCTTATTGCCAATAGTTTTTGCAACCCGCTGGAACTAATCCAGTGAAAGCCCACTCAGAGTTACTGAATGGCTGGTGAAGCCCTTCGATGCTCCTATGTTGTGTTAAGTGTTGGCAGATATCTGGACCCCGCCCTAGCGGTCTAGAACTTGAACCCCGAACTTCCCCCTCCCCATACGAAGTCCGGGGTTTTTTTTGCCTGAAAATTACCTGCGCGGCGCCCAAGCTGCGTTAAAAAGCGGCGGGAAATGCTCATTTAGGCCCCTAAACTCCGCTTTCCCGCCGCTTTTTGCCTTGCCTGATCACCGCGCAGACAATTTTTATCTACCGCTCAGGCCTCGGTTTCAGCGCCTTTGTCGGCCAGTTCCATCCAGCCCGCCAGTACGGTGTAAGCCTCTTCCAGGCCCATGCGCTTGGGGGCCGAGAACAGTTGGATGGTGACCGCTTCGCCCCAGCCCTTGCGGATCTGCGATTGGACCTTGAGCAAGGTGTTCTTGGCCGCGCCGTAGGTCAGCTTGTCGGCCTTGGTCAGCAGGATGTGCATCGGCATGCCGCTGGCTACGGCCCAGTCCAGCATCAGCAGGTCGAAATCGGTCATGGGATGCCGGATGTCCATCATCAGGATCAGGCCTTTGAGGCTCTCGCGGCTGCCCAGATAGGCTTCCAGGTGGCGCTGCCAGTGCTGCTTCAAGGGGATCGGCACTTTGGCGTAGCCGTAGCCCGGCAGGTCGACCAGACGGCGATCGTCGTCTAGCTTGAAGAAGTTCAACAACTGCGTGCGCCCCGGGGTTTTCGAGGTGCGTGCCAGGCTGGCATGGGTCAGGGTGTTCAGGGCGCTGGACTTACCGGCGTTGGAACGCCCGGCGAAGGCCACTTCAAAGCCGTCATCGTCCGGGCATTGGTCGACCTTGGCGGCGCTGAGCATGAACGTAGCCTGTTGGCACAGACCGAGGATGGGGTTCTTGAGTTGCATGGGATTTCCGAGATAGGGGCGATGCCGAGAGTGGACGCGGCGAGCGGTGTCGTTTCCGTTTCAGTAGCGCCAGTATATAATGCCGCAGATTTTGTGTGCGCTTTGTCCCAGCGTAGGATGAAGTTCACGAGAGCGATAAACCTTGACTGCGCACTAGAACGCAGCACGCTCTCAACCCTGAAAAGGTCGTTTTATGACGAAATGGCTGCTAGCTGCCGGTGTCTTGATGCCGCTTTACAGCGCTCAGGCTACACAGGATCCGGAAGCTGTGTACAACCGTGTTTGTGGGGCTTGTCATTCCGGCCAACTACCCACGGCGCCCCGCAAGGGTGACCAGGAAGCTTGGGCGCCGAGGTTGGCGCAAGGTATGGAGACGCTGGTGCAACACGTGACCCAGGGTTTCAAGGCGATGCCGCCGCGTGGTTTGTGCATGGACTGCAGTGCCGAGGATTACCGAGCCATCATCCACTGGATGAGCGAGTGATCCCGGCCCATAACTCTTAACCCTTAGCCGTAGTTGGATTAGCTGATGAACAAATTACTCGTGAGTCTGCTGTTGACCTTGGGCATCACAGGTGTAGCCCATGCCGCAGGCGACGCTGCTGCCGGTCAGGCGAAAGCCGCAGTCTGTGGCGCATGCCACGGTCCTGATGGGAACAGCATGGCGCCAAACTTTCCCAAGCTGGCCGGCCAGGGGGAAAAGTACCTGGACAAGCAGCTGCACGATATCAAGTCCGGCAAGCGCCAAGTGCTGGAAATGACCGGCCTGTTGACCAACCTGAGCGATCAGGACCTGGCTGACATCGCCGCTTACTTCGCCATCCAGAAAGGCAGCGTCGGTGCCGCCGATCCCAAGGTCGTGGCCCGCGGCGAAGAGCTCTTCCGTGGTGGCAAGCTCGACCAGGGCATGCCTGCCTGCACCGGCTGCCACTCGCCAAATGGCGCGGGTAACGCAGCGGCCGGTTTCCCGCATCTGGGTGGCCAGCACGCGCAGTATGTGGCCAAGCAACTGACCGACTTCCGCGAAGGCAACCGTACCAACGACGGCGACACCATGGTCATGCGCAGCATCGCCGCCAAGTTGAGCAACAAAGACATCGAAGCGGTGTCCAGCTATATTCAGGGCCTGCACTAAGCCGGCTCGATCAAGTTGCCGAGGGTGTTGAGCCGCGGCAACGTTAATGATCGATTAATCTGACGGTGCAAGCATAAAGGGTGGCTCAGGCCGCCCTTTTTTATGGCGTCTGCCGCTACACTAGCGAACTCAAGCCCGCCATGATCTGTCTGAATTCAGGTCGCGCGAGGCGCCAAAATTGTCCAGGAGTAAAGCATGCGTAATCTGATTCTCAGCGCCGCTCTCGTCACCGCCAGCCTGTTTGGCGTGACCGCTCAAGCTGCCGAGCCGCTTGAAGCCGGTAAAACCTACGTCGAGCTGAGCAGCGCCGTTCCGGTTGCCGTGCCTGGCAAGATCGAGGTCGTAGAGCTGTTCTGGTATGGCTGCCCACACTGCTACGCCTTCGAGCCGACCATCAATCCCTGGGTTGAGAAACTCCCTGCCGACGTCAACTTCGTGCGCATTCCAGCCATGTTTGGTGGCATCTGGAACGTTCATGGCCAACTGTTCATCACCCTGGAAGCCATGGGCGTCGAGCACAAGGTTCACAAAGCCGTATTCGAAGCCATCCACAACGGCAAGAAGCTCGCCACTCCCGAGGAAATGGCCGAGTTCCTGGCCGCCGAAGGCGTCGACAAGGACAAGTTCCTGAGCACCTACAACTCCTTCGCCGTCAAAGGCAAGGTCGAGGACGCCAAGAAGAAGGCCCAGGCCTATCAGATCACCGGCGTACCGACCATGGTGGTCAACGGCAAGTACCGTTTCGACCTGGGCACCGCCGGTGGTCCTGAAGGCGCGCTGAGCGTGGCCGACCAGCTGATCGCCAAAGAGCGTGCAGCCAAGTAAGCGCCGCCGTCATGCCGCGCTGGGGCTCGGAACGCATCGTTGGCCTGCATGATCCGCAGGTCAACGAACACCATTTGGCGTCGACCGGCCTGCCAGCGGACAGTCGTCTGCGTTTGCTCAGTTTCAATATCCAGGTCGGTATCAGTACCGAGCGCTATCGCCATTACCTGACGCGTGGCTGGCAGCACCTGCTGCCTCACAACGGGCGTGCCGAAAACCTGCAGAAGATCGGCAACCTGCTGGGGGACTTCGACCTGGTAGCCCTGCAGGAAGCCGATGGCGGCAGCCTGCGTTCGGGCTACGTCAATCAAGTGGAGCACCTGGCTCAGCTGGGCGCCTTCCCCTACTGGTATCAACAGCTCAATCGCAACCTTGGACGCCTGGCGCAGCACAGCAACGGCGTGCTCAGCCGCTTGCGTCCCTGGGCCATTGAAGACCATCCGCTGCCCGGCCCCAAGGGACGCGGAGCGATCCTCCTGCGTTTTGGTGAAGGCCCCGAAGCGCTGGTGGTGGTGATGATGCACCTGGCATTGGGTGCCCGGGTCCGAACCCGGCAACTGGCGTATATCCGCGAGTTGATCGGCGGCTACAAACATCAGGTGCTGATGGGGGACATGAACACCCACGCCAGCGATCTGCTGGAGCACTCCCCTTTACGCGACCTCAGCCTGTTGGCGCCGCAACTGCAGGCGACCTTCCCCAGCTGGCGTCCGCAACGCTGCCTGGACCATATCCTGCTCAGCCCCAGCCTGACCCTGGAGCGAGTCGAAGTCCTGGCCCAACCCATATCCGATCACCTGCCGGTCGCGGTAGAGATTCGTCTGCCGGGTTCGCTCACGGCCGATGCATTGCCCGCGTTGAGTCCTGCACCTCGCGGAACCGATGAATGAGCGACGACGCCCAGCGCTGGAAAGAGAAGTACCTCAAAAGTATCGAACAGCAGGAAAAGCTTGAGCGCCGTTGGGCCGCTCGCTTGGACTTGCTGCGTCGCGGCCTGGTGCGCAGCACCCTGGCGGCGGAAGGCACCGACCGTGCGGTCGACCAGTGCATGAAGGAAATGCGCGAGGTGGTGCGCACCGACGACATGGATGCGGGGCTTGCGGCCCTGTTGCCGCGCCTGGAAAAGGCCGTGCTGGATTCCGAGCAACGGCGTGAAACCAGGATCGAACAGATGAGCAGCGCCTTGACGGCGCTGGTGACCCAATTGCAGTCCCTGCCCTTGCCCCGGGAAGTCAGCCGCCCGTTGAAGGCCTTCGCCAAGCAGTTGGATGGGCGGGTCGGCCAGGCGCGGGAGATTCCCCTGTTGCTGGGGGAGCTCAGCAGCCTTCAGGGCAAGGCCCTGAGCCAGCTGGAAACCCCGGCCGAGCCAGGTCGCCCGAGTCTGCTGCAGCGCCTGTTCGGGGGACGAGACGCCGGTGAAGCGCCCCAGGCCGAAACGGCCCCGCCCGCGGCGCCTGTTCCCGCTGCGAGCGTGCAATCCCCTCCTCCGGCCGAGGCAGTTGCAGAACCGGAGGCAGTGGCTCGCGAGCACTACCAGACCCCGACCACGGACTTGCCGGAAGTCGCCGCCATTCCTCCGGCACCCTTGGCCGTGGCCCCCGCCCCGGCCGAACCCGAGGCGCTCGTGCTTGCGGAGCCTGCATCCGACGCGCCGGCCAGGATTGAGGCCGAAGCTGTCGGCGCCTCGGCCGCGCCTTCGGTGGTGGCATTCGTGCCCCCTGTCCTGGCGCAGGAACAGCCGCAGGAGCCGGCGCCCCAGGTCGAGATGCAAGCGCCCGTTGCGCTCGAACTGGCAGATCAGGCTCCGGCATCCGTCGACGCCGCTCCGGTCGCGCTCGCCGAGTCGCCGGCAGAGGCTCCAAGCGAGCCTCAGAGCGAGCCGGCTGCGCCCAACCCCGATGAGTTGCTGCCTCTGCCTGCGGTTTCCCCGGCGGTGCTGCTCGACAGCCTGCCCTTGCCGCCGGTCATGGCCGAGGCCCTGGCCGCCATCGATCCGGAGCAGTCCGAGCACGATGTGCTCTACGCCCTGCCGGACTCCCCCGAGCCGTCCTATAGCTCGGTGGCCAAGCATATCGAGCACACCCTGCTGGGGCTGCTCGACGACCTGAGCCTGCCGGAGCGCCATCGACCCCAGGCGGAAGCCATGCGCGATCGTCTGCAGCATGGGTTGAACTGGTATGAATTGCTGCCGATCCTCGATGATCTGGCGGTACTGATGCTGGCGATCACCGACTCGGGCCAACACGAGTTCGAGGCCTACCTCAAACAGCTCAACGAGCGTCTGGAAGCCTTCCAGAGCAATCTGCAGGCGGCCAGCGACGGCCATGCCGACAGCAGCTCGGCGGCGCGGGCCATGGACTCGCAGATCCGCCAACAGGTCGATGGCCTGCAAAGCAGTGTGCAGGAAGCGGCGGACCTGGATGACCTCAAGCAGGTGCTGGAAAGTCATCTGGAAGGTCTGCTGGGCACCATGGATCAGCACCAGAAGCAGCGCGACGAGCGCGAGAAGGAAGTGGCCGCCCGCCTGCAAAGCCTGGCAGAACGTGTATCGAGCATGGAGCAGGAAGCCCAGGGCTACCGTGAACACCTCGAAGAACAGCGGCAGAAGGCGCTGATCGACCCCTTGACCGGCTTGCCCAACCGCGCGGCCTGGAGCGAGCGCCTGGAGCACGAGATCGGCCAATGGCAGCAACATGGCAACAGCCTGCTGCTGGCCATGCTCGACCTCGATCACTTCAAGCGGATCAACGACAACTACGGTCATCTGGCCGGGGACAAGGTGTTGAAGATCATCGCCAACGTGCTGCGCAAGCGTCTACGGGGCAGCGATTTCATCGCTCGCTTCGGTGGCGAGGAGTTCGTCCTGCTGCTGCCCAATACCCCCTGGCCGGTTGGTGCGCGAATCGTGGAAGCGCTGCGGGCGGCGATTGAGGCTTGCCCGTTTCATTTCAAGGGAGAGCGGGTGACCATCACCGTGTCCGTCGGCCTCAGTGCGTTCAAGCCCGGTGATCGCAGCGAACTGGTGATCAAACGAGCCGATCAGGCGCTGTATCGGGCCAAGGACGCCGGTCGCAACCGGGTGGAGGCAGGCTGAGGCGCAGGCCGATTCCTGTCTCAAGCCACGGTTTTTGCCCATGGTGGCGCGGGCAGTACGTTACACTGTTGCATTCTTTGTCTTCAGCGTATTGCCTTCTGCCATGAAACGCCTTGCTCTTGCCTTCTCGCTCCTGCTCCTGGCCGGCTGCGCCAGCGGTCCGCGTATCGACACCAGCCACCCCTCGGTGAATTACGATCAGCGGGCCCAGTTCATCATCGTTCACTACACCTCCGCGTCTCTGGAGCGTTCCCTGGCCCTGCTGACGCGCGGCCAGGTCAGCAGCCACTACCTGATCGGCGATGACAAGTCGGCCACCATCTACAAGCTGGTGGACGAGCAATACCGCGCCTGGCACGCCGGCGAAAGCCAGTGGCAGGGGCGTACCTGGCTCAACTCCAGCTCGATCGGCATTGAGATCGTCAACCCGGGCTTTCGCGATGGTCCCAACGGACGGCTCTGGTATCCCTACAGCGAAGCGCAGATCCAGAATCTGATCGTGCTGCTCAAAGACATCAGCAAGCGCAACAACATCTCCCCGCGTCACATCATCGGTCATAGCGACATCGCGCCGTCGCGCAAGCTCGATCCGGGACCGCTGTTCCCCTGGAAACGCCTGGCCGACGCCGGCCTCGGCCTGTGGCCCAATGCCCAGGCGGTGGCCCGTCAGCAGGCGTACTTCGCGGTGAGCCTGCCGAGCATCGGCTGGTTCCAGCAGCAACTGGCCCAGCTGGGCTACGCCACCCCGCAGACCGGCGAGCTGGATCAGGCCACCCGGCACGTGCTGGCGGCTTTCCAGATGCACTATCGCCCGAGCCGTTTCGATGGCATTCCGGATGCCGAAAGTGCTGCGATGCTCCAGGTCCTCAATCAGACAAAATAATGACGCCGCCGGACGGTCCGGGCCGATTACCCAATCAGTTGCTATAACTCATTGGTATCCCTCGGATCCTCCACGATGCCCGTCCCTCGTGAGCCCCTGCGCACCTGGTTCCATCGCCCCTGGTTGTTGGCGACGCTGGCGGCTGCGCTGAGCGCGGCGCTGCTGGTGCTCGGCAGTGCCGGGGTGGCCATGCATCAGGTCCAGCAACGGGAAAGCGAACAGATGAATGCCCAGGGCAAGCGCTTCCTGGAGCGTCTGGAACAACTGTTCGGGCAACTGCGTGAAGGACTGGACGAGCTCGAAGCCCAGCCGCTGCGCGAGTGCAGCGCCGAGCTGATCAGCGCCCTGCAGCAGGTCAGCTTCAACTACCGCTTCATTTATGAAGCGGCCTACATGGACGCCACCCAGAGCTGCTCCAACTCGCCGCGCCAGAGCCTGATGCCCTCGCTCAGGGCTCCGGATATCCGCGGGCCGACCTACAGCTACTGGCTCAACACCTCTGCCCAGCCCAATGAAAACCTGGCCGCGCTAATGCTGGGCCGGGGCGATTTTCGCGTGGCCACTTCCCGCGGGCACCTGACCGATGTGGTGGACCTGCCGGCCGGTGGCAGCCTGATGGTGGTGGTGGAGCATGGTGCCCGGGCGATTCCGGTACTGGGCCAGGCCCGTGCCTGGCCGCCGGTGGAACCTTGGCGCGCCGGTCGCGACGGGCCGCTGCAGGTGACCCCGGACCTGCTGATCTATCGCATGCCGACCCAGAATCCCGAGTACCAGTTGGTGCTGATCACGCCCCGGGCCAGCATGCAGGCGGAAATGCTCGATGGCTGGTGGTGGCTGTTGCCGATCAGCCTGTTGCTGGCGCTGTGTATCGGCGGGCTGGTGTATCAGCTGGCGCGTCAGCGCCAATCCCTCGGGGCGGAGCTGCAAGGCGCTCTGCGCCGTGGCGAGTTGCAGGTGCTGTACCAGCCGATCTTCGACCTCAGCAGCCGGGTCTGCGTCGGGGCCGAAGCCTTGCTGCGCTGGCGCCGTCCGGATGGCACCCTGACCAGCCCCGACCTGTTCATTCCGCTGGCGGAAAACACCGGGCAGATCCGCCAGATCACCGACTTTGTCCTGCAGCGCCTGCTGGAACAACTGGGGCACGTGCTGCGGGCCAATCCGCAGTTGTACATCTCGGTCAACCTGGCGGCCTGTGATGTCATGGTGCCGCGCATCGGCCAGGTCATGGCGCGGCTCCTGGCCTTGCACAAGGTGGCCGCGCGGCAGATCGCCTTCGAGGTCACCGAGCGTGGCCTGATCGATGTGGTGGTGGCGCGGGACAACCTGCAGGCGCTACGGGACGTGGGGCATCAAGTGCTGATCGATGATTTCGGCACCGGCTACTGCAGCCTGGCCTACCTGCAAAGCCTGCCGGTGGATTGCCTGAAGATCGACAAGGCGTTCATCGACGCCCTGGGGCATGACGCCGCCAGCAGTGGCGTGGCGCCCCACATCATCCGCATGGCCCATGCCCTGAAGCTCAAGGTGATCGCCGAGGGCATCGAGTTCGAAGACCAGGCATCGCTGCTCAACAGCGAAGGCGTGAGCTACGGTCAGGGCTGGCTGTTCGCCCACGCCCTGAGCGCGTTGCAGTTCACCGAGCTGATTACCCGGGGGCGGCGCCTGGTGCCCCGGCGCCTGGACGACGAAGCCTGATGCCCTACAGGGGCAAGGCCAGGTAGAACTGGGTGCCTTGTCCGGGCCTTGAGTAGACCCCCATGCGGCCGCCGTGGAGCTGGACGATTTCCTTGCACAGCGCCAGCCCGAGCCCGGCGCCGCCTTTCTTGCGCCCGACCTGGACGAAAGGCTCGAAGATCCGTCCCTGCTGGCCGTAGGCAATGCCCTCGCCGTTGTCCTCGACGCTGATGATGACCCGCTCGCCATGGCGCCGGGCCTGCAGGCGGATCTGGCCGCCGCTGGCGGTATGGCGCAAGGCATTGTCGATCAGGTTGTCCAGGACCCGTTCCAGCTGCGGCCGGTCGGCGTGCAGGCGCGGCAGCGGCGCCTGGAGGTCCAGCAGCAGGTCGATGTCCTGGCGCTGTGCCTGTTCGCGAAAGCGCTCCAGAGCCTGCTCCAGCAGCTCTTCAAGGGAACAGGGAGCGAGGGTGAGCTTCTGCAGGCCGTTCTGATAGCGCGAGAAGTTCAGCAGATCATTGATCAACTGCATCAGGCGCTGCATTTCTTCGTTGACCGTATTGAGCAGGTCGGTTTCCCGGGACTCTTCGGCAAAGTGCAGGCGTTCCTGGAGCAGGCCGAACGCCATGTGCATGCCGGTGACCGGGGTGCGCAGCTCGTGAGAGGCGCGCAGCACGAATTCACTGCGCACCCGCTCGAAGGCACGCTGTTCGGTGACGTCGTGGAGCACCATCACCGCCCCGAGAATATGACCCTGGGTGTGGCTCACCGGGGTCAGGCTGTAGGTCAGCAGACGGGACTCGCCGTCGACCTCCACATCCAGGTCTTCCGGGGCCCGCTCCAGGGTGCCGCCGCGCAGCACCAACTGCAGCTGTTCATCCAGCTCCGGGCGTTGCAGGGCGCTGCCCAGGCCTTGGCCGAGGCGCTCCTGATCCCAGCCCAACTGGCGCTGGGCCACCGGATTGAGGTGCTCCAGGCGGCCTTGGCGGTCGATCATCAGCAGACCGTCGTCGATGCTGTCGAGCACCGCCTGCAGGCGCTGCTGGCCGGCCAGCAGTTCGTCGACATTGGTTGCCTGATGCTGGCGCAGGGCCTCGGCCATGATGCCGAAGCGCCGGGTCAGCAGGTTCATTTCCGCGGCCGCGGAGATGGGCAGGGTGACGTCGAAATTGCCTTGGCCAATCTTGTCCGCGGCCTTGGCCAGGGCCTCGATGGGGCCGCCAAAACGCCGGGCGATGGCATGGGCGGTGATAAAGCCGATGATCAGCACCGCCAGGGCCACCAGGCCCAGCAGGCCGGCCACCAGCAGGGCGCGGTCACGGGCCTGGCGTTCCACCTGGCTGATGTTGTCCAGGGCACTCTTGTGTTCGTTGATCAGGCCGTTGCGCAAGGCATTGAAGCGCTCGGTCAGCGCTTGGTTGTCGCTGATTCCGGGGGCGCCGCTGATGCGTTCGAAGGCCTGGAAGAAACTCAGGTAGTCATCGCGGGCCTGCTGAAAGTGCTGGCTGCCCTGGTTCTGCTGTTCCTGGGCGATGCCCTGGTCGAGCAATGCCAGGTAGTGCTCCCGGGAGGTTTCCAGGG
This genomic stretch from Pseudomonas sp. Os17 harbors:
- the polA gene encoding DNA polymerase I — protein: MSQAPLVLVDGSSYLYRAFHALPPLTTSKGLPTGAVKGVLNMLKSLRKQYPDSPFAVVFDAKGGTFRDDMYAHYKANRPSMPDDMRVQIEPLHASVIALGFPLLCVEGVEADDVIGTLARSSAAADRPVVISTGDKDMAQLVDGHITLVNTMSGSSMDVEGVKEKFGVAPEQIIDYLALMGDSSDNIPGVPGIGPKTASGLLVGVNGGLKELYEQLDIVPTLPIRGAKTLPAKLEEHKEMAFLSYQLATIKVDVPLDIGLDDLHLGEPDREKLVELYSLLEFKSWLDELQRDAKRVELSEAEPAPAAAPQPPAAEQPALELQYETILDQERFAVWLEKLKNAKLIAFDTETTGIDAQQAQLVGLSFAVKAGEAAYIPLTHSYMGVPEQLDRDTVLLALKPLLEDPKLLKVGQHAKFDMNILANCAIGGDQANGITVRGIAFDTMLESYVLNSTATRHDMDSLAQKYLDHTTVSFQDIAGKGAKQLTFDQIPLEQAGPYAAEDADITLRLHQTLFEKLTAIPSLASVLTDIEMPLVPVLARIERQGALVDDKLLGVQSIELGDKMVALEREAFEIAGEEFNLGSPKQLGSILYDKLGLPVLKKTAKGQPSTAEEVLAKLAEDDYPLPRVLMQYRSMSKLKSTYTDRLPEQINPRTGRIHTSYHQAVASTGRLSSSDPNLQNIPVRTAEGRRIRQAFIAPPGYKLLAADYSQIELRIMAHLSRDEGLLNAFRNNLDVHTATAAEVFKVELKDVTSDQRRSAKAINFGLIYGMGAQKLGKDIGVDTKTAKAYIDTYFARYPGVRQYMDRTRAQAADQGYVETIFGRRLYLPEINSNKPQERAGAERTAINAPMQGTAADIIKKAMVAVDNWLESSQLDARVILQVHDELVLEVREDLVDQVRDEIRGYMSGAATLDVPLLVEVGVGNNWDEAH
- the yihA gene encoding ribosome biogenesis GTP-binding protein YihA/YsxC, coding for MQLKNPILGLCQQATFMLSAAKVDQCPDDDGFEVAFAGRSNAGKSSALNTLTHASLARTSKTPGRTQLLNFFKLDDDRRLVDLPGYGYAKVPIPLKQHWQRHLEAYLGSRESLKGLILMMDIRHPMTDFDLLMLDWAVASGMPMHILLTKADKLTYGAAKNTLLKVQSQIRKGWGEAVTIQLFSAPKRMGLEEAYTVLAGWMELADKGAETEA
- a CDS encoding c-type cytochrome, translating into MTKWLLAAGVLMPLYSAQATQDPEAVYNRVCGACHSGQLPTAPRKGDQEAWAPRLAQGMETLVQHVTQGFKAMPPRGLCMDCSAEDYRAIIHWMSE
- a CDS encoding c-type cytochrome: MNKLLVSLLLTLGITGVAHAAGDAAAGQAKAAVCGACHGPDGNSMAPNFPKLAGQGEKYLDKQLHDIKSGKRQVLEMTGLLTNLSDQDLADIAAYFAIQKGSVGAADPKVVARGEELFRGGKLDQGMPACTGCHSPNGAGNAAAGFPHLGGQHAQYVAKQLTDFREGNRTNDGDTMVMRSIAAKLSNKDIEAVSSYIQGLH
- a CDS encoding thiol:disulfide interchange protein DsbA/DsbL, giving the protein MRNLILSAALVTASLFGVTAQAAEPLEAGKTYVELSSAVPVAVPGKIEVVELFWYGCPHCYAFEPTINPWVEKLPADVNFVRIPAMFGGIWNVHGQLFITLEAMGVEHKVHKAVFEAIHNGKKLATPEEMAEFLAAEGVDKDKFLSTYNSFAVKGKVEDAKKKAQAYQITGVPTMVVNGKYRFDLGTAGGPEGALSVADQLIAKERAAK
- a CDS encoding endonuclease/exonuclease/phosphatase family protein; translated protein: MPRWGSERIVGLHDPQVNEHHLASTGLPADSRLRLLSFNIQVGISTERYRHYLTRGWQHLLPHNGRAENLQKIGNLLGDFDLVALQEADGGSLRSGYVNQVEHLAQLGAFPYWYQQLNRNLGRLAQHSNGVLSRLRPWAIEDHPLPGPKGRGAILLRFGEGPEALVVVMMHLALGARVRTRQLAYIRELIGGYKHQVLMGDMNTHASDLLEHSPLRDLSLLAPQLQATFPSWRPQRCLDHILLSPSLTLERVEVLAQPISDHLPVAVEIRLPGSLTADALPALSPAPRGTDE
- a CDS encoding GGDEF domain-containing protein — protein: MSDDAQRWKEKYLKSIEQQEKLERRWAARLDLLRRGLVRSTLAAEGTDRAVDQCMKEMREVVRTDDMDAGLAALLPRLEKAVLDSEQRRETRIEQMSSALTALVTQLQSLPLPREVSRPLKAFAKQLDGRVGQAREIPLLLGELSSLQGKALSQLETPAEPGRPSLLQRLFGGRDAGEAPQAETAPPAAPVPAASVQSPPPAEAVAEPEAVAREHYQTPTTDLPEVAAIPPAPLAVAPAPAEPEALVLAEPASDAPARIEAEAVGASAAPSVVAFVPPVLAQEQPQEPAPQVEMQAPVALELADQAPASVDAAPVALAESPAEAPSEPQSEPAAPNPDELLPLPAVSPAVLLDSLPLPPVMAEALAAIDPEQSEHDVLYALPDSPEPSYSSVAKHIEHTLLGLLDDLSLPERHRPQAEAMRDRLQHGLNWYELLPILDDLAVLMLAITDSGQHEFEAYLKQLNERLEAFQSNLQAASDGHADSSSAARAMDSQIRQQVDGLQSSVQEAADLDDLKQVLESHLEGLLGTMDQHQKQRDEREKEVAARLQSLAERVSSMEQEAQGYREHLEEQRQKALIDPLTGLPNRAAWSERLEHEIGQWQQHGNSLLLAMLDLDHFKRINDNYGHLAGDKVLKIIANVLRKRLRGSDFIARFGGEEFVLLLPNTPWPVGARIVEALRAAIEACPFHFKGERVTITVSVGLSAFKPGDRSELVIKRADQALYRAKDAGRNRVEAG